One window of the Sciurus carolinensis chromosome 8, mSciCar1.2, whole genome shotgun sequence genome contains the following:
- the Tug1 gene encoding taurine up-regulated 1 — protein sequence MTNHCHCFVSASVYSPVHLAHYPTPQAPEASAKQYRGRAERRSRDEALARPPPLPGLVGRRSGRAVDRAIGWRLFLLLWHPALGAQARPPRRAPGGRWRSRRVFLLVRRTRAAAYAFAIRRGVVRVVGGGGQLLRPAPGEAAAAAGFGAAGEAGVAGAGLEAWRHPTGPARTQLGGQEGAGGWLVVGFLLCLFLLMPP from the exons ATGAC CAACCACTGCCACTGCTTTGTCTCCGCCAGCGTTTACAGCCCCGTCCACCTCGCGCACTACCCGACGCCCCAAGCCCCCGAGGCCTCCGCG AAACAGTACCGGGGGCGGGCCGAGCGACGCAGCCGGGACG AAGCCCTGGCGCGCCCTCCCCCCCTCCCCGGTCTGGTAGGGCGAAGGAGCGGGCGCGCGGTCGATCGAGCGATCGGTTGGCGGCTCTTTCTCCTGCTCTGGCATCCAGCTCTTGGGGCGCAGGCCCGGCCGCCGCGGCGCGCGCCCGGTGGCCGTTGGCGCTCGCGCCGCGTCTTTCTTCTTGTACGCAGAACTCGGGCGGCGGCCTATGCGTTTGCGATTCGACGAGGAGTCGTCCGGGTGGTCGGTGGCGGCGGGCAACTGCTCCGCCCCGCTCCCGGggaggcggcggcagcggcgggaTTTGGCGCGGCCGGGGAGGCGGGGGTGGCCGGGGCCGGCCTGGAGGCCTGGCGCCACCCTACTGGGCCTGCAAGAACCCAGCTGGgggggcaggagggagctggAGGATGGTTGGTGGTGGGCTTTCTACTTTGCCTTTTCCTCCTCATGCCGCCTTAG